A window of Solanum stenotomum isolate F172 chromosome 3, ASM1918654v1, whole genome shotgun sequence contains these coding sequences:
- the LOC125858391 gene encoding E3 ubiquitin-protein ligase RMA1H1-like — protein sequence MALQQIFQHQIPETTFDQRDISFEKWNTINLDKLEENSPEGFECNICLDVVHDPVVTLCGHLYCWPCIYKWIHFKTISSENIDNQQPNCPVYKAEVSQKTLIPLYARGQASKTSGKSLNLGIVIPQRPPTPRCRSHGLIPNNNMPPLSQQSHDHHRNYTSTEHMLSLGGTTTGEIFYARMFGNSLNTNLYTYSSSYNLAGSNSPRLRRQLSHADQSLSRICFFLCCCLVTCLLLF from the coding sequence ATGGCCTTACAACAAATTTTTCAACACCAAATACCAGAAACTACCTTTGATCAACGCGATATTTCCTTTgaaaaatggaacacaattaaTCTTGATAAACTTGAAGAAAACTCACCTGAAGGTTTCGAGTGCAACATTTGCCTGGATGTTGTACATGATCCTGTTGTTACATTATGTGGTCACCTCTATTGTTGGCCTTGCATCTACAAATGGATACATTTTAAGACCATTTCATCAGAGAACATCGATAATCAACAACCAAATTGCCCTGTTTACAAAGCTGAAGTCTCACAAAAAACATTGATTCCACTCTATGCTCGCGGTCAAGCTTCAAAAACATCAGGCAAGTCCCTGAATCTTGGTATAGTCATACCACAAAGACCTCCTACTCCGAGATGTAGGAGTCACGGACTAATACCCAATAATAATATGCCTCCATTATCCCAGCaatctcatgatcatcatcgAAATTATACGAGTACAGAACATATGTTAAGTCTTGGTGGAACGACAACAGGGGAAATTTTTTATGCGCGAATGTTTGGGAACTCATTGAATACTAATTTGTATACATATTCAAGTTCATATAATCTAGCAGGAAGCAATAGTCCAAGGTTAAGAAGACAACTATCACACGCGGATCAATCACTTAGCAGAATCTGTTTTTTCCTATGTTGTTGTTTAGTAACATGTCTTCTCTTGTTTTAA